A genomic region of Anopheles aquasalis chromosome Y, idAnoAquaMG_Q_19, whole genome shotgun sequence contains the following coding sequences:
- the LOC126579948 gene encoding bromodomain-containing protein DDB_G0280777-like, whose protein sequence is MAIAFYIPAVEDEEENQRLLEQQQMLLQQQLLQRRLRLQQQLQYELHQQQLQLQQQIQQQQQLQQQQQQQQQQSIQSSATSQSQPQTPSTSTQTGATQQQQVQQQQHHSLGHSMQQVRYQLLRTTLHEILFRHALQTIRRRGQCQLCGRLYQLLRKVC, encoded by the exons ATGGCTATCGCCTTCTACATACCGGCGGTGGAAGATGAGGAGGAAAACCAGCGGCTGCTGGAACAgcaacagatgctgctgcaacagcagctactCCAGCGCCGactgcggctgcagcagcagctccagtatgagctgcaccagcagcagctacaactgcagcaacaaattcagcaacaacaacaactgcagcagcaacagcagcaacagcaacagcaatcaatCCAATCATCCGCCACCTCTCAGTCGCAGCCCCAAACTCCATCAACTTCCACACAAACTGGTgccactcagcagcagcaggtgcagcagcagcagcatcactccCTCGGACACTCTATGCAACAAGTTCGCTACCAGCTGCTCCGCACCACACTGCACGAGATCCTGTTCCGCCACGCGCTGCAGA CGATCCGTCGGCGAGGTCAATGTCAACTGTGCGGGAGGCTCTACCAGTTGCTGCGCAAGGTATGCTAA